The region AAGTCAGTGTGAAGGCTATTTGCAATATAACTTAAAAGACTATTTAGTTGAAAAGGATACCtcttttattaaattgtGTGCCAATATTTCCAGTCATATAACAAATATTAAATCAGATcctaatataaataaatctgcattttgtgaatatacTAATTACTGGTTATATGATACGTTGAAATCAActcaaaaagaaattacaaaTTATAAGGCACTATTAAGGAACTTTTTTCAATATCTTTATAATTTCGAAGATTGCATAGAGCATAATGCGGAAGCTATTGAcgaacatatatacattaatcttaaaaaattagatgaattgtatgaaaaattttatatttttaaaaataaatcttcaaCTCAAGATA is a window of Plasmodium cynomolgi strain B DNA, scaffold: 1485, whole genome shotgun sequence DNA encoding:
- a CDS encoding hypothetical protein (putative): YVKDFFKYKTILNGVFKEDQGIVKSQCEGYLQYNLKDYLVEKDTSFIKLCANISSHITNIKSDPNINKSAFCEYTNYWLYDTLKSTQKEITNYKALLRNFFQYLYNFEDCIEHNAEAIDEHIYINLKKLDELYEKFYIFKNKSSTQDILPCDKGKECVQDYKSHKITCMGNGNNSFCNELEYFRGLFNSHLKSETKCNDIKELPSFQGSPLAATISLPVSVMSAISFFSFITY